In the genome of Paenibacillus sp. FSL R5-0766, one region contains:
- the yqeK gene encoding bis(5'-nucleosyl)-tetraphosphatase (symmetrical) YqeK, which produces MALSRDELIQAVSGQMPEKRWKHTLGVMESSVMLAEKYGADPVKADLAAILHDVAKYWPVAEMEAVIRDNGLNQELLQHDKQLWHSEVGAFVAKRDYGVEDSEVINAIRWHTSGRVGMSLLDKVVCLADYIEPGRDFPGVDHIREQAERSLDEGLIAGFDSTISLLISQRRVIYPLTMLSRNDLIAQL; this is translated from the coding sequence ATGGCACTAAGCCGTGATGAACTGATTCAAGCCGTATCCGGACAAATGCCGGAAAAACGCTGGAAGCATACACTGGGTGTAATGGAATCGTCAGTGATGTTGGCTGAAAAATACGGTGCTGATCCTGTGAAAGCAGATCTGGCAGCGATATTGCATGATGTGGCGAAGTACTGGCCCGTAGCGGAGATGGAAGCGGTCATCCGTGATAACGGATTAAACCAGGAACTTCTGCAACATGACAAGCAGCTCTGGCATTCCGAAGTCGGTGCTTTTGTAGCCAAGCGTGATTACGGTGTGGAAGATTCCGAAGTTATTAATGCCATCCGGTGGCATACCTCGGGTCGGGTAGGAATGAGCTTGCTGGACAAAGTGGTATGTCTTGCCGATTACATTGAACCGGGACGAGATTTCCCGGGAGTGGATCACATTCGCGAACAGGCTGAACGTAGTCTGGATGAAGGTTTAATTGCCGGATTCGATTCGACGATCAGCTTGTTGATCTCGCAGCGCCGTGTCATTTATCCTTTGACCATGCTGTCGCGGAATGACTTAATTGCACAATTATAG